The nucleotide sequence ATCAACGGGCGCCCCTCCACCTGCTCCCGCGGGAGCCCGAGCATGGCGAGCCACGCGTCATTCACGGCGGACACACGTCCGTCCACCACCGCCAGCACGGGGTTGCCGTAGGGCTCGATGAGGACGCGCAGGTCGGCCTCGCTGTAACGCTTCGTGCTCATCCGCGACGCAGCACCCGCTTCTCGCCCACCCGTAGCGTCACCTTCTCCCGGTCGAAGTACTCCGACAGCGGGATGACGAACTTGCGGCTCTGGCCGACCATTTCCTTGAAGGCCTGGGTGGTAATCTCCTTCTTCTCGCGCAGGTGGGCAACCAGGCGTTCGCGCAGGCCCGCGAGTGCCCCCGCGTCGAAGCACAGCTCCTCGCTGACCCGCACCACCGTCCCCTCCGCCACCATCACCTTCAAGAGCTCCTGGAGCCGGGGCATGGGCAGCAGCAGCTTCTGCGCCAGCTCATTCAGGGTGGAGGGCGCCAGCCCCGCCGCGGACAGCTCCGCCGCCAGCTTCGTCCGGGCCGCCTCGTCCCCCAGCGACAGCGTGCGGCCCCGCCCCTTGAGGCGCACCACCTCCTTGTCCAGCTCCACCTTCCCGCCGTCCACCAGCGCCTGCGTCACCCGCTGGAAGGTGCGCGAGTCCAGCTCGGCGGACAGGCGCTGGCGCAGCTCCTCGCGGGGCAGGCCCTCGCGCAGGGGCTCGCGCTCATGGAAGGCGGCCAGCAGGGCCAGCGCCCGCCCCTGCAGCCCCTCGAACACCTCGCCGGAGAGGTACAGCCGCCGCTCCCGGTCCACCAGCAGCGCCCCGCCCCGCGTGCCCAGCAGCTCCAGCGCGCGCGTGAGTACTTTTGGCCCCAGCCCCGAGCGGCCGAACAGCTCCTGCTGCGTCAGCCCCCGGTAGCCGGCCTGCCGCAGCAGCCACGCCACCTGCCCCGCCGGGTCCGCCTCCAGCAGCGGCGCCACCACCGTCGAGCCTCCCCCGCGGCGCCGGGGCGGCGTAATCGACAGGATGCGCCCCCCCGCCACCGTGGCCCCACGGCCGGGCAGCGCGCGCGCGCCGCGCAGGATGAAGCGCTGGCCCACCAGCGCGCCCACCGGGCCGTCCAGGCGCAGCTGCGCGAGCGCCGTCTCACCGGGCTCCAGCCGCTCCACGTCCAGCAGCGCCACCGTGGCCTCCACCTGCGCGGTGCCCAGGTGCAGCAGCAGCTTCTTGCGCCGGGGCAGCGCGGCCTCCGCCGCGGGCAGCAGGGCCAGCTCCACGTCCAGCATCCGCGTCTCCGGCAGCTCCCCCGAGCGCACCAGCACCATGCCCCGGTGCAGCGCCTCCGGCTCCACGCCGGTGACATTCACGGCCGCGCGCTGGCCCGCGTCCACCCTGGGCACCGGCTGCCCGTGCACCTGCACGCCGCGCACGCGCAAGGGGCCGGGCAGCCCGGGCAGCAGCGC is from Pyxidicoccus trucidator and encodes:
- the selB gene encoding selenocysteine-specific translation elongation factor; this encodes MIVGTAGHIDHGKTSLVKALTGIDTDRLKEEKRRGITLELGFAHLTLDDGTVAGVVDVPGHERFVKAMAAGAGGVDLAVLVVASDEGVMPQTREHLDICRLLGVRAGVIALTKSDLLAELGPEWRALVEADLGALTAGTFLEGAPVVPCSSKTGEGLDALKAALTRAAGALPKRPAEGPAFLPVDRVFTIKGFGTVVTGTLLSGTVAVEDAVALLPGLPGPLRVRGVQVHGQPVPRVDAGQRAAVNVTGVEPEALHRGMVLVRSGELPETRMLDVELALLPAAEAALPRRKKLLLHLGTAQVEATVALLDVERLEPGETALAQLRLDGPVGALVGQRFILRGARALPGRGATVAGGRILSITPPRRRGGGSTVVAPLLEADPAGQVAWLLRQAGYRGLTQQELFGRSGLGPKVLTRALELLGTRGGALLVDRERRLYLSGEVFEGLQGRALALLAAFHEREPLREGLPREELRQRLSAELDSRTFQRVTQALVDGGKVELDKEVVRLKGRGRTLSLGDEAARTKLAAELSAAGLAPSTLNELAQKLLLPMPRLQELLKVMVAEGTVVRVSEELCFDAGALAGLRERLVAHLREKKEITTQAFKEMVGQSRKFVIPLSEYFDREKVTLRVGEKRVLRRG